The Osmerus eperlanus chromosome 1, fOsmEpe2.1, whole genome shotgun sequence genome includes the window cctacccagactgcacgaCACTGATGTGATGCTTTAGGTATTGGCTGTTTTAGCGTTTCCACCAAACAACAGTGCCACCCTCAGGCTGAcagtaatatttcagtgaagctGACCTGGCTATGGAGCATTCATAAATAATGTGTAACATTTTTCAATTTTAAGTATTTTAATTTGAATGTATCTTGTCACACTGTGAGAGAAACAGTTAGTGAAGCATGTAAACaatattttgtaaacatttatattgtatttttgttactATGATTTATGGCATGTTTCAAGTGCACCTACGGAACGAGCTCCAACATAAGCCTGTGCTCTGGTATTTTCTTTTGGGTAACACGTGTGGGACTGAACTGTGAGCACTCTGCAAGGACTGAAAGGATAGTGTAATGTTCTCTTCTGTGCATGGTTTGAACAAAACAAGAACGTTTAATATTCTGATATTATTGTGATGTGATTGGTAGTACCATAAGTGATTTTTGAGTGAAAGGTGCATTTACAAATTTGGTAGTGAAGTAGGCCTACCTTTAAGAAGACTGATATTTATATTTGTTGTATTTCAATTATTTCCTTTTGTCATCATTCATGTGTTTCTAGAGAAATGTCATAGGTGATTTAAACTGATCGTAAAGTTTCTCTAGTGGAGGCTTGAAAATAATAGTACCGGTAACTGGATATTGCCATATTTACACTTCATTGGTAAGCGTTTATATATTTCAGCCAGCTCACAATTCAGCTGCTGGGAACCCAGGTTCTAGTTTATCTTTATATTGATTAAATGTCCCATATGGCTAAGAAAAGtgttacacacacctacagcgaCGTAAAGTATGTACAATCACATATTTacaaacattctctctctctcacacacacacatacacacacatacagtcatatTTACAAactcgcgtgcacacacacagtgaccacaCAACACTCGTTCGCTGagtcactcacgcacacacacagatgcattcttctgtatgcagacacacacactcacacatgcacactcagtaaACAaaaactgggagtcaggtggctgagcggttagggaatcgggctagtaatcagaaggttgctggttcgattccccggccgtgccaaatgatgttgtgtccttgggcaaggcacttcaccttacttgcctcgggggaatgtccctgtacttactgtaagttgctctggataagagcgtctgctaaatgactaaatgtaaatgtaaacacatgtaCTCGGTCACACACGCTCCCTTACTCACAGCTAGTTTCCTGCTCCTTCCCCCAGATAAACATGTATCTCAAGATGGAAAAGAAGCCCAACAAGAAAGAAGAACTGAACATAGTGAACAATGTTCTGAAGCTCGCAACTAAACTCATGAAAGTAAGTAACCCTCAGCAATCGTCTTGTTAAAATATTAAGATGTATTCCGTTTGCAGACGGGTTTATCCATGCAATgtacagagggggatttgaacctgcaacctatggtctagtagcagtcactaccactgagctactgtATCCCCATCCCCTGTATCACTGGTCTTCATCTTTCACCAGGGACTGACTCATTTGTTACAAAGTTAGTACTGTAACTACTGTAACTGTGTCATTTTCAATTAACTGATGCATGGTAGGTGTGATAGTTAAAGTGCATCCGGAAGGTTTTCAAggcgcttcactttttccactttacaggtgtattccaaaatggattacatgtatttttttcctcaaaattctacacacaatacccatAATATTAACGTGAAACAAGCTTTTTTTAAACGTTTGCAAATCTACAAAAAATTATTTAACATACTTTTTTCACTTTGTCAAAAACAAGTCAGAATTCAACTTAAGATCCAAAGAGCTTGTATtttcttaaatgtattttatgtctGTGATTCCAATACGTTCCGTGCTTTATCATgtctgccctctccccctccattcccatctccctcaacccaccctcctaacccctcccctaACCCAATCCCCGCTCCCcttactcccctcctccccccaggagtTGGACATCCCCTTCCGGCTGCTGGGTCTGACGGTGAACCCCCTGGTGTACAACATCACCCGGGTGGTCATCCTGTCAGCCCTGTCCGCCGTGGTCAGCGACCTGCTGGGCTTCAATATCAGGGtgagctcctcccccttccctcccccccactggtCTACAATTAGTGAGCATGTCGAATGTACAACCTCCAATGCAGGAGTTAGTCTAGAACTAGGTTGCAATGCTCCCCAGGAAACAGGCCCTAGCACCTCCCTGTAGAGCGCGTCAACATTCACCATACAGCGTTCTTCGAGAGGGAATCTTTGAGCTGGTgttgttcctctctttctcgtccGTTCCCCCAGCTGTGGAAGATCAAGCCTTGATGGGAACGTGCCAAACCAAACCACTGAGTGTTGGACACTGGAAAACTGGACCAGCCCCTGATGCCTGTCCAGACGGGGCCAgccgacctttgaccttttggCCTGTCTGTTCTGAGAGTGTGCGTACCTACTGACCCTCCACCCTTGCTTCTCCGTAGCTTCCCTGGCCCCTCGGAGCACCAGATCTCCCTGGACCACCGCTCGCTTCGGCCCCTCTGTGACAAATcccttctccctgtccctggaTGCTGCTAGCTCTCCCTGGACACTCTGTTAGCTGTCCCTGATGGATGTCCTGGACAACGCTGGCTGTCCCTGTTATCTCTTGTTGGGATGGATGCTACTCGGGTTGCCATGACTACCGTACCTCGGTGTCCCCTTCGTCCCTAGCATGTCACAGCAGCCGCTGGCTGGCCAGACCAGCGCCAAGACGCCTGAACATCACTCTTACCAGTCTTCCTTCTCTGGCTTCTCGTCTGTCAAACTAGTTGCCAATGGGTGCCTTTCCCCAAAAAATGGGTTGTGTGATTGTTTGGTTAAGACAAATGAATGTGTTCTAGATCCAAAATAGGCGGTGGTGGTGGAATTCTGCAGTGGCATATTACCGGTAGTGAAATCAAAACGTCACGGTTATGGCGTGACCATGTGTGACGTTTTAGGCGTCATCGAGGTTACGCAACGGTATGTAGACTAGGTCACTGTGCTCCATCTGCTAAAATGTGAAAGCGATGTCAGCGAAACACTACACGGATTAACAAGATGTTATTAACTGCATTGATGCTTCTTTTTATTTAAGGGGAACCAGAGCGCTTTATTTATTTGCAGTTTCAGCGTTGCAATTACTTGCCGAGTGGTATCTACAGAACTACATTCTTGGGGCGAAATCGATTGCTTTTGTATTGAAGACCAATATTCATCAAAGATACTATGCACAGGCGAGATGATTTTGTACGTGCAACATAATAGGAATGTTTGCCTCAATCTTTTGGAAGATAAATAAATTGTCCTTTTTTTAAGAACAGCTGACTTGTCTGTGTTTAGTTAATGCTTTATTTGCCTCTGCAATAATATCCCAGCAGGCTCTGGGAAGATGTGTAATATACATTTAGAAGCTGTTTATTTAGTGACTTCCACTAAAGATGGAGAAGTGAGTAAACACAAGAGGATGTTGGATGTTGGGGGCAGTGAGTTTTTCAGTCATTAATTACCCAGACTGGGGCATCCCACCATAGTGTAATTTGTCACGCAATAGTTTCATAATAAACCGAAAATATTTGTACCCTTCTGGAAAATGTACATCAACCCTTGAAAAAGGACGGCTTGTCATCTCTGAATAATCTGATGATGATACCTGCACAGTTCTGGGGGTTTCATCAAAGACTGTATTCAACAAGTTTCTATATCCTTGTTTTTTAAAGTTCAGGGGGCACTTTGACTGAGGATTTCCAGAACATACTCTCTGTCAATGTGATATGAAAAACAATGAGAATGGGAACTGATTTTTTTCATATCTGGCCATTTTCCTCTTTCCAAGAATGAAGCAAAGCACTCAATGTTTTGGTGTCCACACTTTTGCACATATAGTTTAATCTGCCATCTTTCATTGAACAATTGAGTCCTCCATACACACTGTTGTTGCAGGCATTAAACAATCATAGACATCGCTGAGGTACCTAAAAGACACCATCAATTTGGAAAGATTCTATCGGTCTGATCTGAGTTCTTTACTTTGATAGATACTATCCACAAAAAGGCACAGATCAAGTGTTCTGCGTATGTTTTCTTCATGCAGACCACGATGGTATTGGCTGTAGACTCGTCTGTTCTGCTCTGGAGCTGTAGAATGTGAGACCTTGCTAGTCCAAGGAGGACAAAAGGAACTCCACCTGCATTTCTAGGTTCCCAAGGACTTCTCCAGACATAATCTCAGGACAGCCATATAGatggtgctcaaaatcaaagatggcgtcCATCCATGACTGCATCTGGCTCTGAGAACACATTGAGACATCCAAAACATTCAGTACTGTAAATCTACAAAGACACAGTGAACACTGTCCAGGTAGAGTGtgtgaaggggagagaaagaaagagtgtgagacagagagaaagagactgcacCTTGATTCTTAATAAAAAGTTCTCAGATCTCTGGCTCCAGCTCTGTCCTGGTGGTCTGATGGACAGAATGACCCCAAAGAGCAGATGGAGGAATCCATTGGGCCTCTGGAGTAGCagtagagagacatgagagatgaGACACAGTCAACATAACAATAGGACTACAGAATGGTGGGTTGGACCAGCCAATAAGATTACACTATTATGTTTGTGTCTCTTACTGGGGTAGCATGGACTGTCTTGCCCTCCAAAAGGCCGAGCAGGATCATTTCAAAGAACAAATCAAGGAAATTGATTTGGGTGATCTGAAATCAAACAAGTACATATTTTAAAGAACAGTGTGACACAAAATGACAAAAAGATCAAAAACCTACATCATAACCTCATTCATTGCTATGGAATGACTGGAATCTGATCTGCTGTCTGGCTACACCTACTCCTGATTGGCTAATTTCCTCCATCATAGCCTGTCTGTTTCCTGGCTCATTGATGAAGGAGACCAGGCGGTCATAGGCTTGCTGAAAGTCCCTCACATCCTCAAAACAGAAACGTAATAAAACTCACACCTCAAACTTCTTATTGAGTTCAAAACACTAAGACTcattgccctctctctttctctcgcggtATTGTGAATTCTGTAGTTACCTGGTTATTGAGCTGAACCAGTAGACCAAGAACCATCCGCCCAGCATGGCTGATGTAGTTAAGGGAATTGTTGGTGTTGGTCAGATCCTGGAAAATATTGGAGAACCATCGGGACACTGTATCTACATGAAGTAAAATGTAGAGACTCATGACAAATACTGTTTCTCGTTACCTTAAAGGTATTGCGGAGGGCAGCCAGTTTACCCTCAAAATCTGTGGTCCCTTTGTAGGCAAAATAGCTTCTGTATCAAGAAAATGAAATACTCATTGATATCGTGAGATGTACTGAAGAAGCACTTTAGGTTTCATTCTGTACACAGGAGAGTAGCAGGACTATTTTCATCCAGTATTCCTATAGAACTTACTGCATCAGGGGCACCTCCACAATTGGTTCCTCCACAATGTCCTCCTCAATATCctgcaacacaaaagcaacatttGTCTCAATCTCAAGGCACCTTTCACTCAGTGGCCAGTGGAGTCACTGGCAGAGGTACAAGCCCATGTAAATGGAAAGACATTTTACCTGAGGAGTGTCGTCAAAGTGGGGAGAAGgagccgggggaggaggagagccgtgaggagagcgaggtggaggagggtcactGAAGGTGGACTCTGTGTTGGAGCGAGACCAGCTCGCCGTCCGTGTCTCACCTGCTGCCTCGGCGAAGCCCTCGAAAGTGGTCTTCACGTCCACCTCCTGTGGTTAGGAAACACAGAACATCTTTAGACGTTTAGTACACCGTtaaacagtgacgactctcaacCGAACAAGACGTTTCGACAAGGATAGTGTCGTGCACCTGGCCATCCTCAAAGTACAAGAACTCCTTTCTTGTGTTGATGCAGTAGGACGTCACGTGACTCATCTCTCTATCGAGTAACTAGGGAGGACAAAGCAGAACTCATCAGTTTATTACTAACTGATATCAAATCTGTGTCAAGCTGTCAACACTGAAGCAGCGTTGATGTCCGCTTGTGAACATTAGGTGTTCGACTGACCTGCACCCCTGTGACCTCCTGTTTGATGGTAGACACAGCCACCAATCCCTGAAAaagacacacaggaatacattcagtttcctccaggaaccgtAGGATCAGCCAGATGCTCTGGTTGGTGGCCTGTTCAGTCCTCAGTATTCTCTCACCTCAGGGGTCAGAAAGTCAATGTGGAGCTGTCTCTTCCACCACAGCTGGGTCCGTTGGTCCATGACTACACTGATCTTCTGCTCAACCTCCTCCAGGGTCTGTAAAGAGAGGGTTCCCTTAATATAAATGCAACATGTTGGGGATTGAACTTCAGTCTCCTAATTGCTAAGCCAAACATACCAACAGACCGAAAAGACATCCTTTGTTCCAAGGTTGAGATTAGAGCTTGTAACTCGCAGACAGGGCTGACTCATTAAGTGCGTTTCCACACTACCACGttaccgttgtgtgtgtgtgtgtgtgtagtggtcaaTACAGAATCAGAGAAGTCCACATGACAGAGTTGTCTGAATTACCTGCAGTCGTCCAGTATTGCGCCTGGTGTTCGTGAAAACTGAGCCGTTCCAAGTATCCATGAGGGGTAGGTCCTCCTCAAAGAGTTCCTCCTTGTGGAACCTCTTAGATTTCTCCTCACTCAGGGAAGAGGCGTCCTTCTCCGGCTCAGGCAAGACAGGCTGCACAACAAGAGCCAAACAGTCACCCTAACTTGCAATTTAACACACTGTCCTTTGAAACAATCCTTTCAATCCTGTCTGTTTTGGTTTTCATTGTACTGCCGTGGCATACAAATAAGTGTAGATGCTAATAGTTTGGGCTTCTCATTCAGTTTATTTCGATGTTACTAAGATTACCTGTCCTCTGGAAAGGGTCAAAGCCTCCAAAGTCATTTTCCCAGCTACGGTGAGGTACACTTTGGGAAACTGTTTGGGCCAAACAGGGGCCTTGAAGAAAGTCTGTGGCAGGGAAGATATTAAGACAATCAAGTACATCATCTTGGTTGAGGGTGACTTAATGATTTAAGccagtttattattatttttaaatctCCAGACAGTAAATAATGGACTAAGAATATGGAATGTGGAGTGAAATAGTTACCAGATTGTCCAGAGATATTAAGATGCTCAGTACCAGCTTCCCAGCATGAGTCAGTTTGAGAACCGGCATGGGTGAAGGAGCCTTCATGGCAGAGAGAAAAGTTAGAGAATCTTAGGACTTGTATGGAAAATCGTTATTTGTGTCGAGTATATTATCAGTGTGTTACGATGACATAACTAGCTATTGCTATTTGCCCATGTTCTTAGTGATACGTCTATGCACCCTCTCAAACCGCTAACCCCAAACAGAGGAGACTTACAGGAAGCCACACTGGCCTGTAAAGGACCAGTGGTCCAGACAGAGGGCTGAacagagggagcagcagctcctcctcaatgacctgaggaggaagaggacagtagGTGGAGGAGGTTTTTAATGACAGTCCAGCATGAAACAAGCAAACAGTAATCATGTTGTCCCCCCGCCAGTGATGTACTGTAGTTCCACCCTTGGGTCAGTCAGTGACCAGACCGCCCCCTAGTGGATTAAAGTGCACATTACTGTGTGACAACCTGATGCACACATGGAGACCGATCCATACTGTCCTCCCGATTCCATTGTGATGGGGGATAAAGGAATTGGTATGAACAAGCATCCATTAATGGTGAGATACAATCTAGTAGGTTGTGTTGTCTTACAGTGCTGGTTCTTCTGCATTGGCCATTCTCTGAAGAATTAAACCTTGATCTTGGTGAGTGGTCTGGAGTTTGGCCCTGGTCTGAAGATCTTTGCCTCGACTGAAAAGGTCAAAATGTTTAGGCCTTTAGGAGCATTATTTAAATCAAACAGGTATAAACTGTAACCAGAGATAGGATGTGATACGTAGTAGGTTTTGTTGCTCAACTGTACAGTCTTTGTCCTTTCCTGTGGGGGACTGAGGGCTCTTTCTCCACTGCCCAAAGATCTGTTTCAGAGGCTTTAGTTTACGTTTGTTTGACTTGGCCTTCTTCGTGACTttctctaccttcatcagacgGTGTCTATCGCCATCAGCTGAGAGGGAACTTTCTGATAGTTTGAACACAAAAAAGAATGGAATTAGCGATGTATCGTGAATTGTGTTTGTTATCCGGCAACTAGTTGTCCAAGGGCTCCTTAAACACTTACCATAATCTGTATCATCGTTTGTCTTCGCTGAGGAGGCAGACTTTCTTTTCATAGACACACAACAAGTCAGAAGGGAGAATAGGTGAAGAAATCTTGTAAGTGACTCTccacttctcttttttttaactttttctTTTTGAGGTCTCTTCGTAGAGACCCCTGGGTCACTTTGGGCCTGACCCATTAAGCCAATAAATTGTTTTGATCtcaaatgtaaataatcaaATAACTATTGCTATCTGTAATGAGAAACTAACTCTGCTATTTCATGATCTAACTGAAAACTCTGAAACTTCGACTTAAAGCTCAAGTTGTAGATGACATCATAATTGCAAGGCTCATTGTGACATAATGTCCATcatgtgtgaaaaaaaaatcaagttGTTGTTTACAAATTAAACTAGTCCGCTTTCAAGTATTCCAATGTGATATCAAAGGAACATAATAAATTACAGTaacacattacagtttttcacaattgttaacacacgtttctcaaaacaataacggctttctcaaaactgcacacacaaaactgaaaacctcacacacaaaatgctaaacctgacactcctttgcaagatgactctttgccatcaaatctcttacctgttcacaaaatgcactaccaagcattcacagcacacagtagtgcaaaattgaaaacacaattctagaaatggaacacaccgtacgaatgactctggggaatcagccatttcaacttttgtaaaaagtctcagtgtaggcctaattttttcaaacataaaacagcacacatatgcggcaaaaaaagttttatttctgaacagtacagtactgtcaacgggcctgctcaacccattgcagcacacaaagtgatgttcccatcaaggttgtgaaaattgtaccaaagttttgctttttgtgtgttaacaattgtgaaaaactgtaatgaggTGCTTCAACTAGAGTTAAAGCTGGTTTCTGAATGGATCTTGGAAAATAAGATGAAGTTGAATGTTTTAAAAACTAAATGCATGGTAATAGGTTCTAAATATTCTCTCAGGACAACTTAATAAACTTCAGCTTGCTCCGAACAGAGCGGCAAGACTAACACTTGACTGCTCTGTCAGGAGTAGTGTGGAGGATATGCATGCCAGGCTGTCATGGATGAGGGTGGATGAAAGACTGGCATGCAGTCTTATTCTGTTCTTAAATAATGTATATTTCTCACAGAAACCCGTCAGTTTGTCTCTACAGCTATCACGTGTAAATGAGATACATAGTATTAATACTCGACAGGCACTAAGTGGTCACTTTACTCTTCCTCTACCCAGAACCAATGCACTTAAGAAAACGGTAATAAACAGAGCTATTGCATACTGGAATGTGCTCCCCTCATATTTGACTCTAACAAGAAATACATGTGATTTCAAAAGGAAACTTAAGGCAGCAATAATCAGAAAGGAAATTAGAGTAGATTAGGTTATTATTTTAGGACAGACAACAATGATGTTTTaagtctgtttttgtttgttattttatttttactgtaaatgttgttttctaagtttgtgtttttgttcatcaaCATTGATCATGTTGTACTGCATGTTATGATTtatattgtaatgttttctgccTGAATCCCAGGAATAATAGTCTCCACTACGGTGTAGACTGGGGATCCTtaataaacataaacataaacggaggcgttgcctcgacataccaagtgAGGCACTgtatcgacataccaactgaggcgttgcctcgacataccaactgaggcactgtatcgacataccaactgaggctttGCTCGACGTACCAACTGAGGCgtttgcctcgacataccatgAGGCGTTGCCTCGACGGGCTCACATCCACACtccatgctcttatggttcttccctttggcacttattttggttgttcacaatatgtgcttcatgttttggctacccgcaatgtttttagggctatcttgttgttattatcagtgacctatgcactttgtaaagctctctcttggaagtcgctttagataaaagcgtctgctaaatgaataaatgtaaatgtaagatgatAGCGTCCTCATGTGATCCActgacgtgcggtgatgtcagtaagaggctaggcactgagTTATGAAAGCCAGATTACCTAATTTACTGTtaggtagggtgaccagatttgagtttgtgaaaaactCGAATCTCAAATCCAAAACttgtagtttgtgaaagacccagagaaacacatatccgacgaggcaaaatcccggacaattttggaattttttagcattttttaggtctcaaaaagaggacatgtccgggtaaaagaggacgtctggtcacactACTGTTAGGCTAATATGTAAAAAACAGTAAACGCAGTAAACAGTACAAGCAGTAGCCTACAGCCGCTGACTATTAGCACAGCCACATAGCCAATCTTTTATTCCATACCAGTCAGTTTGAAACGATCGAAAAAAATGTGTCCCTTTTGCTGCAGTAGTCCATTTAAGTCTGGCGTAGACCTCCCTCTTGCTGTTAACTCCTTTTTTGAATAAAATCGATCTTGGAGTAATTCCTCAACTCTGTGATATCGGCAGACACcgctgctgtcattttgacttgaatttcGCGGGGATTACGTttacaatgtagctggtgtaatgacgccagctgcgcaaatgtccagtaatatctcgattttaattggtccatgtttgatacgtaacgtaggtgattactggcataacatatttacgatatttacgtgcaaaggcacagcagagttgtgcttTTCTACGTACATTGGAAGAATACAGTAtcagtttttcgcttgtcgtccgcagtgaatGGCTGTttattctacaatttttgttGTATAAAGATTATGCaactgctacatttgtcatcgtaacatctaaacaattggaataacacacatattgcatatataaatcgcaagactaaactgtaaaaatataaatacaagtttattaaataaaatgatttaataaacatttttacgtttggcagtgcctaccttgcctacccagactgcacgaCACTGATGTGATGCTTTAGGTATTGGCTGTTTTAGCGTTTCCACCAAACAACAGTGCCACCCTCAGGCTGAcagtaatatttcagtgaagctGACCTGGCTATGGAGCATTCATAAATAATGTataacattttttaattttaaGTATTTTAATTTGAATGTATCTTGTCACACTGTGAGAGAAACAGTTAGTGAagcatgtaaaaaatattttgtaaacatttatattgtatttttgttactATGATTTATGGCATGTTTCAAGTGCACCTACGGAACGAGCTCCAACATAAGCCTGTGCTCTGGTATTTTCTTTTGGGTAACACGTGTGGGACTGAACTGTGAGCACTCTGCAAGGACTGAAAGGATAGTGTAATGTTCTCTTCTGTGCATGGTTTGAACAAAACAAGAACGTTTAATATTCTGATATTATTGTGATGTGATTGGTAGTACCATAAGTGATTTTTGAGTGAAAGGTGCATTTACAAATTTGGTAgtgaagtaggcctacttttaaGAAGACTGATATTTATATTTGTTGTATTTCAATTATTTCCTTTTGTCATCATTCATGTGTTTCTAGAGAAATGTCATAGGTGATTTAAACTGATCGTAAAGTTTCTCTAGTGGAGGCTTGAAAATAATAGTACCGGTAACTGGATATTGCCATATTTACACTTCATTGGTAAGCGTTTATATATTTCAGCCAGCTCACAATTCAGCTGCTGGGAACCCAGGTTCTAGTTTATCTTCATATTGATTAAATGTCCCATATGGCTAAGAAAAGtgttacacacacctacagcgaCGTAAAGTATGTACAATCACATATTTacaaacattctctctctcacacacacacacatacacacacatacagtcatatTTACAAactcgcgtgcacacacacagtgaccacaCAACACTCGTTCGCTGagtcactcacgcacacacacagatgcattcttctgtatgcagacacacacactcacacatgcacactcagtaaACAaaaactgggagtcaggtggctgagcggttagggaatcgggctagtaatcagaaggttgctggttcgattccccggccgtgccaaatgatgttgtgtccttgggcaaggcacttcaccttacttgcctcgggggaatgtccctgtacttactgtaagttgctctggataagagcgtctgctaaatgactaaatgtaaatgtaaacacatgtaCTCGGTCACACGCTCCCTTACTCACAGCTAGTTTCCTGCTCCTTCCCCCAGATAAACATGTATCTCAAGATGGAAAAGAAGCCCAACAAGAAAGAAG containing:
- the LOC134024722 gene encoding protein PHTF1-like; translated protein: MEKKPNKKEELNIVNNVLKLATKLMKELDIPFRLLGLTVNPLVYNITRVVILSALSAVVSDLLGFNIRLWKIKP